Proteins from a genomic interval of Rosa chinensis cultivar Old Blush chromosome 2, RchiOBHm-V2, whole genome shotgun sequence:
- the LOC112185140 gene encoding uncharacterized protein LOC112185140 — protein MAGDDIFSETPNGGSGTSSDESANPLFLHHSDHPDLILVSKKLTGDNYNSWCRAMRIFLSAKNKTRFITGAIKEPSAIKKPEEHALWQRCNDMVLSWILNSLEPDLADSVLSCTTPRAIWEDLRERFALGNAPLIFQAYASVTQEEKQLELGVAALAPSNAVVMAIRNNPRPGLIPRYNPGNQGSSSRNRTPVQCTYCNKFYHTEETCHRKHGFPPGHRLYKRNPQQGNRPPPHNDASANHVDCTPSFKELQVTLPNLTEDQYTQVIAALNPKPPTPQANAASAIEFALGLSMVDPNRWIINSGATHHIINAPHLFTSHMNASFPSVSLPSGAKANITINNAVLRDDLATRMMIGVGKRSGNLYYLVALSSSIPTTHLFVGHITIPSDLWHRRLGHPSPARLQFLAKNSLSFDFDSSHKCTKAYKLYNLETKKIFANRDVIFLEDTFHFQSSSQGISSSSPPSFSLPVPILDSTISHRPPPPPPSLEPASPRIDTSLQSQPRIDTSSQSPPRIDTSSQSQPRIDTSLQSSSSPPSSHLLFDTDTAVLHPID, from the exons ATGGCTGGAGACGATATCTTTTCTGAAACTCCCAATGGTGGCAGCGGCACCTCCTCTGATGAATCTGCAAATCCGCTATTCCTTCATCATTCAGACCATCCCGATCTCATCCTTGTCTCCAAGAAATTGACAGGAGACAATTACAACTCATGGTGTCGCGCCATGAGGATCTTTTTGAGTGCAAAGAATAAGACCAGATTCATCACTGGTGCAATCAAAGAACCATCTGCAATCAAGAAACCAGAGGAGCATGCTCTATGGCAGCGATGCAACGACATGGTCTTGTCCTGGATTCTCAATTCTCTTGAACCAGACCTTGCTGATTCGGTCCTCTCCTGCACAACACCTCGTGCAATTTGGGAAGACCTCAGGGAACGCTTCGCCTTGGGAAACGCCCCACTTATCTTCCAG GCCTATGCTTCAGTAACTCAGGAAGAGAAGCAGCTAGAACTTGGTGTTGCTGCCCTTGCTCCATCTAATGCAGTAGTAATGGCCATTCGTAACAATCCCAGGCCAGGATTGATACCTCGTTACAATCCTGGCAATCAAGGCAGCAGTTCTCGCAATCGCACTCCAGTTCAATGCACCTATTGTAACAAATTTTATCATACTGAGGAGACTTGTCATAGGAAACATGGCTTTCCACCTGGTCATCGGCTCTATAAACGCAATCCACAACAAGGAAATCGACCTCCACCACACAATGATGCCTCTGCTAATCATGTTGATTGCACACCTTCATTTAAGGAGCTGCAAGTGACACTTCCCAACCTGACTGAAGATCAATACACTCAGGTTATTGCTGCATTGAATCCGAAGCCACCAACTCCTCAGGCTAATGCTGCTTCTGCTATAGAGTTTGCTTTAGGTTTGTCTATGGTGGATCCTAATCGATGGATAATCAATAGTGGAGCAACTCACCACATTATTAATGCACCACATCTTTTTACTAGCCACATGAATGCATCTTTTCCTTCTGTATCTTTGCCTAGTGGAGCCAAGGCAAACATCACTATTAATAATGCAGTTTTGCGGGAT GATTTGGCTACGAGGATGATGATTGGTGTGGGTAAGCGAAGTGGAAATTTATATTATCTTGTGGCGTTGTCTTCCTCCATTCCTACCACACATCTCTTTGTCGGTCACATCACCATACCATCTGATCTCTGGCATCGCCGCTTGGGACACCCCTCTCCTGCTCGTTTACAATTTCTAGCCAAGAATTctctttcttttgattttgattctagTCATAAATGTACG AAAGCATATAAGTTATATAATCTTGAAACCAAAAAGATTTTTGCAAATCGTGATGTTATTTTTTTGGAGGATACTTTCCATTTTCAATCCTCTTCTCAAGGGATTTCGTCAtcttctcctccttccttcTCGCTTCCTGTTCCTATCCTTGATAGCACCATCTCACACCGcccacctccaccacctccaTCTCTAGAACCTGCGTCGCCCAGGATTGATACCTCGTTGCAATCCCAGCCCAGGATTGATACCTCGTCGCAATCCCCGCCCAGGATTGATACCTCATCGCAATCCCAGCCCAGGATTGATACCTCATTACAATCCTCCAGCTCCCCTCCTTCCTCTCATCTTTTGTTCGACACGGATACTGCTGTCCTCCACCCTATTGACTAA